The Syntrophorhabdus sp. genomic sequence CAGGAGCAGTTCGCCGCCGTCGACATATTCCCCAACGACCCGGTGGAAAAAACCAAGGAGAAGATCGTCTCCGGCCTGAAGAACTCGGACACGGGCGATGGGGTCATCATCCTGACGGACATGTTCGGCGGCACCCCTTCGAACATCAGTCTCTCTTTCCTGGAAGAGGGCAGGGTCGAGGTGGTTGCCGGCGTTAACCTTCCCATGCTCATCAAGCTCGTGACGTACCGGGAGGGAAGGACACTCGATGAGCTGGCCGCTTTCATCACGCAATACGGGCAGAAGAACATATATCTTGCCACGGACGTGCTGAAGGCCAGGAAAAAGGACTGAGGAGCGATGCAGGAAGGGATATTTACGATCAGGAACAGGCTCGGCCTCCATGCCCGGGCTGCGGCTATGTTCGTGAAGGCGGCGGCGAAGTTCAACTCCATCGTGATGGTCGAAAA encodes the following:
- a CDS encoding PTS sugar transporter subunit IIA → MIGLVVVAHFNLAREMVAATELIVGEQEQFAAVDIFPNDPVEKTKEKIVSGLKNSDTGDGVIILTDMFGGTPSNISLSFLEEGRVEVVAGVNLPMLIKLVTYREGRTLDELAAFITQYGQKNIYLATDVLKARKKD